The Cynocephalus volans isolate mCynVol1 chromosome 2, mCynVol1.pri, whole genome shotgun sequence genome window below encodes:
- the LOC134370593 gene encoding protocadherin alpha-1-like, producing MLFSRRGGLVARRLLLSLLLLAAWEAGSGQLHYSVPEEAKHGTFVGRIAQDLGLELAELVPRLFRVASKARADLLEVNLQNGVLFVNSRIDREELCGRSAECSIHLEVIVDRPLQVFHVEVNVKDINDNPPVFRSREQRIFIPESRQLDSRFPIEGAADADIGANALLTYTLSPSDYFSLDVQASDELSRSLSLELRKSLDREETPELHLLLTATDGGKPELEGTVQLLITVLDVNDNAPLFDQAMYRVHLLETTANGTLVTTLNASDADEGVNGAIVFSLGSDVSPNIQEKFKIDSRSGEIRVIGKLDYEETKSYEIRVKAVDKGSPPMSNHCKVLVKVLDVNDNAPELAITSLSLPIREDAPLSTVIALITVSDLDSGVNGQVTCSLPLHVPFKLVSTFKNYYSLVLDSALDRESVSLYNVVVTARDGGSPSLWATASVSVEVADVNDNAPAFAQPEYTVFVKENNPPGCHIFTVSARDADAQENALVSYSLVERRVGERALSSYVSVHAESGKVYALQPLDHEELELLQFQVSARDAGVPPLGSNVTLQVFVLDENDNVPALLASRAGGSGGAVSELVPRLVGAGHVVTKVRAVDADSGYNAWLSYELQPAAGGARSPFRVGLYTGEISTTRALDEADAPLQRLLVLVKDHGEPALTATVTVLVSLVESSQALKASSRASAGAAGPKVDLVDVNVYLIIAICAVSSLLVLTLLLYTALRCSAPPTEVACGPGKATLVCSSAVGSWSYSQQRRQRVCSGEGPPKTDLMAFSPSLPPGLNTSERNEHSEANWDISGNVSSTFELWFYKIFLYLTYLTIFSNVT from the coding sequence ATGCTGTTTTCCAGGCGAGGAGGCCTGGTAGCCCGGCGTCTGCTGCTCTCGCTTCTGCTTCTCGCAGCCTGGGAGGCGGGGAGCGGCCAGCTCCACTACTCGGTCCCCGAGGAGGCCAAACACGGCACCTTCGTGGGCCGCATCGCCCAGGACCTGGGACTGGAGCTGGCGGAGCTGGTGCCGCGCCTGTTCCGGGTGGCGTCCAAAGCCCGCGCGGACCTTCTGGAGGTAAATCTGCAGAATGGCGTTTTGTTTGTGAATTCTCGGATCGACCGGGAGGAGCTGTGCGGGCGGAGCGCGGAGTGCAGCATCCACCTGGAGGTGATCGTGGACAGGCCGCTGCAGGTTTTCCATGTGGAAGTGAACGTGAAGGATATTAATGATAATCCCCCGGtgttcagaagcagagaacaaagGATATTCATTCCTGAATCTAGACAGCTAGATTCTCGTTTTCCGATAGAGGGCGCTGCTGATGCAGACATTGGAGCCAACGCTCTTCTAACGTACACCCTCAGCCCCAGTGATTATTTCTCTTTGGATGTACAGGCAAGTGATGAACTAAGTAGATCTCTTTCGCTTGAATTGAGGAAATCTTTGGATAGAGAAGAAACACCAGAACTTCATTTATTATTGACAGCCACTGACGGAGGCAAACCAGAGCTGGAAGGTACAGTTCAGCTGCTGATCACTGTGCTCGACGTTAATGATAATGCCCCACTGTTTGACCAGGCCATGTACAGAGTTCACTTACTAGAGACTACGGCAAATGGAACATTAGTGACCACACTAAATGCCTCCGACGCTGACGAAGGTGTAAATGGTGCAATTGTCTTTTCCTTAGGCAGTGATGTTTCTCCTAACAttcaagaaaaattcaaaattgattCCAGGTCAGGAGAAATTAGAGTAATTGGTAAACTGGATTATGAAGAAACGAAATCCTACGAAATTCGGGTAAAGGCAGTTGATAAAGGAAGTCCTCCCATGTCAAATCACTGCAAGGTTTTGGTGAAAGTGCTGGACGTAAATGATAATGCCCCCGAGCTGGCGATCACTTCGCTGTCTTTGCCCATCAGAGAGGACGCTCCACTCAGCACCGTCATCGCCCTCATCACGGTGTCCGACCTCGACTCAGGTGTCAACGGGCAGGTTACCTGTTCTCTGCCGCTCCATGTCCCATTCAAGCTGGTGTCCACCTTCAAGAATTACTATTCGCTGGTTTTAGATAGTGCTCTGGACCGCGAGAGCGTGTCGCTCTATAACGTGGTGGTGACAGCGCGGGACGGGGGCTCGCCTTCGCTGTGGGCCACCGCCAGCGTGTCCGTGGAGGTGGCCGACGTGAACGACAATGCGCCGGCGTTCGCGCAGCCCGAGTACACGGTGTTCGTGAAGGAGAACAACCCGCCCGGCTGCCACATCTTCACGGTGTCGGCGCGGGACGCGGACGCGCAGGAGAACGCGCTGGTGTCCTACTCGCTGGTGGAGCGACGGGTGGGCGAGCGTGCGCTGTCGAGCTACGTGTCGGTGCACGCGGAGAGCGGCAAGGTGTACGCGCTGCAGCCGCTGGACCACGAGGAGCTGGAGCTGCTGCAGTTCCAGGTGAGCGCGCGCGACGCTGGCGTGCCGCCTCTGGGCAGCAACGTGACGCTGCAGGTGTTCGTGCTGGACGAGAACGACAATGTGCCCGCGCTGCTGGCGTCTCGGGCTGGAGGCTCTGGCGGTGCGGTGAGCGAGCTGGTGCCGCGGTTGGTGGGCGCGGGCCACGTGGTGACGAAGGTGCGCGCGGTGGACGCCGACTCGGGTTACAACGCGTGGCTGTCGTACGAGCTGCAGCCGGCGGCGGGCGGTGCGCGCAGCCCGTTCCGCGTGGGGCTGTACACGGGCGAGATCAGCACGACGCGCGCCCTGGACGAGGCGGACGCTCCGCTTCAGCGCCTGCTGGTGCTGGTGAAGGACCATGGCGAGCCGGCGCTGACTGCCACGGTCACCGTACTGGTGTCGCTGGTGGAGAGCAGCCAGGCGCTGAAGGCCTCCTCTAGGGCGTCGGCGGGAGCCGCGGGCCCAAAGGTGGACTTGGTAGATGTCAACGTGTATCTGATCATCGCCATCTGCGCCGTGTCCAGCCTGTTGGTGCTGACGCTGCTGCTGTACACGGCGCTGCGGTGCTCGGCGCCGCCCACCGAGGTCGCGTGCGGACCTGGGAAGGCGACGCTGGTGTGCTCCAGCGCGGTGGGGAGCTGGTCGTACTCGCAGCAGAGGCGGCAGAGGGTGTGCTCTGGGGAGGGGCCGCCCAAGACCGACCTCATGGCCTTCAGTCCCAGCTTACCTCCCGGTCTGAACACGTCGGAAAGAAATGAACATTCAGAAGCAAATTGGGATATTTCCGGTAATGTAAGTTCAACTTTTGAGCTTTggttttataagatttttttatatttaacttatctAACCATCTTTTCAAATGTCACTTAA